A single genomic interval of Lathyrus oleraceus cultivar Zhongwan6 chromosome 7, CAAS_Psat_ZW6_1.0, whole genome shotgun sequence harbors:
- the LOC127101229 gene encoding aldehyde oxidase GLOX, with amino-acid sequence MENFPLFLICFFTLLTLPKPTRATLPGTWELLASNAGIASMHTAVTRFNTVILLDRTHTGPSRKLLPKNHCRFDKNDAVLKRDCYAHSILFDPKTNQLRPLKILTDTWCSSGQFLPNGTLLQTGGDLDGLKKIRKFNPCDLNGSCDWEELNDVELSEGRWYATNQILPDGSIIIIGGRGSNTVEFYPKRENGIVSFPFLSETEDTQMDNLYPYVHLLPNGKLFVFANTKSVMYDFVENRVVKVYPELDGGPRNYPSAGSSVMLALGGEFSEAVVVVCGGAQYGAFLERNVDTPAHGSCGRIMATGENPVWEMEDMPFQRIMGDMVILPNGDVLIINGAMKGTQGFELGSDPCLNPVLYRPDEPAGLRFMVLNPGTVARMYHSTANLLPDGRVLLAGSNPHVFYRFDVEFPTELRLEAFSPEYLDSDKMNIRPEIVDIPETVSYGAGFDVVVSVALPVVGIIEVNLGSAPFATHSFSQGQRLVKLGVGSAVPDGGDGRWRIRCTAPPSGMVAPPGYYMVFAVNQGVPSVARWIHVS; translated from the coding sequence ATGGAAAATTTCCCTCTCTTTTTAATATGCTTTTTCACACTCCTCACACTCCCCAAACCCACACGTGCCACCCTCCCCGGCACGTGGGAGCTTCTTGCCTCAAACGCAGGCATAGCCTCAATGCACACAGCAGTAACACGCTTCAACACAGTTATCCTCCTCGACCGAACCCACACCGGTCCATCACGTAAACTCCTCCCGAAAAACCACTGCCGGTTCGACAAAAACGATGCCGTTTTGAAACGCGATTGTTACGCTCACTCAATTCTCTTCGACCCCAAAACAAACCAACTCCGTCCCTTAAAAATCTTAACCGACACGTGGTGCTCTTCCGGCCAGTTCCTCCCCAACGGAACACTCTTACAAACCGGTGGCGACTTAGACGGGTTAAAAAAGATCCGAAAGTTTAACCCGTGTGATCTAAATGGGTCATGCGACTGGGAAGAGCTAAACGACGTCGAATTGAGTGAAGGTCGTTGGTATGCGACGAATCAAATTCTTCCAGATGGTTCTATTATCATAATCGGGGGAAGAGGTTCAAACACAGTTGAGTTTTATCCTAAACGAGAAAACGGCATCGTTTCCTTTCCTTTTCTATCTGAAACGGAAGATACACAAATGGATAATCTATATCCTTACGTTCATCTTCTCCCTAACGGTAAACTGTTTGTGTTTGCGAATACGAAATCGGTTATGTACGATTTCGTTGAGAATCGTGTTGTTAAGGTTTACCCGGAGTTAGACGGTGGTCCGAGGAATTATCCGTCGGCGGGTTCTTCGGTGATGTTAGCTTTGGGAGGTGAATTTTCTGAGGCGGTTGTTGTTGTTTGCGGCGGTGCTCAATACGGTGCGTTTTTAGAACGGAATGTAGATACGCCGGCGCATGGAAGCTGCGGCCGGATAATGGCGACGGGAGAAAACCCGGTTTGGGAAATGGAGGATATGCCGTTCCAGAGAATAATGGGTGATATGGTAATTTTACCAAACGGTGACGTTTTGATTATAAATGGTGCTATGAAAGGGACGCAAGGTTTTGAATTGGGTTCTGATCCGTGTTTGAACCCGGTTTTATATCGGCCCGATGAACCAGCCGGGTTACGGTTCATGGTTTTGAATCCGGGTACTGTGGCAAGAATGTATCATTCAACTGCGAATTTGTTACCGGATGGACGGGTTTTACTTGCGGGTAGTAACCCGCACGTGTTTTACCGGTTCGATGTTGAGTTTCCAACCGAATTAAGACTGGAAGCGTTTTCGCCCGAGTATTTGGATTCGGATAAAATGAATATCCGACCCGAGATAGTGGATATACCCGAAACGGTGTCATATGGTGCTGGTTTTGATGTTGTGGTGAGTGTTGCTTTACCTGTTGTGGGAATAATTGAAGTGAATTTGGGTAGTGCTCCTTTTGCGACGCATTCGTTTTCTCAGGGTCAACGGTTGGTCAAACTTGGCGTTGGTTCTGCTGTGCCGGACGGTGGTGATGGGAGGTGGAGGATACGGTGTACGGCACCGCCTAGTGGGATGGTTGCGCCGCCTGGGTATTATATGGTGTTTGCCGTTAATCAAGGTGTTCCAAGCGTGGCACGTTGGATACACGTGTCGTAG